A genomic segment from Anas platyrhynchos isolate ZD024472 breed Pekin duck chromosome 5, IASCAAS_PekinDuck_T2T, whole genome shotgun sequence encodes:
- the TPH1 gene encoding tryptophan 5-hydroxylase 1 isoform X2: MQALPRRGGSLEAAPCPREAGGQLTKSNYTMIEDNKENKDHASERGRTAIIFSLKNEVGGLVKALKLFQEKHVNLVHIESRKSKRRNSEFEIFVDCDSNREQLNEIFQLLKSHVNIVSMNPTEHFNVPEDDMENVPWFPKKISDLDKCANRVLMYGSDLDADHPGFKDNVYRKRRKYFADLAMNYKHGDPIPKIEFTEEEIKTWGTVYRELNKLYPTHACREYLKNLPLLTKYCGYREDNIPQLEDVSRFLKERTGFTIRPVAGYLSPRDFLAGLAFRVFHCTQYVRHSSDPLYTPEPDTCHELLGHVPLLAEPSFAQFSQEIGLASLGASDEAVQKLATCYFFTVEFGLCKQEGQLRVYGAGLLSSISELQHSLSGSAKVKPFDPKVTCKQECLITTFQEVYFVSESFEEAKEKMREFAKTIKRPFGVKYNPYTQSVQILKDTKSIASVVNELRHELDIVSDALSKMGKQLEV, encoded by the exons tTAACTAAGTCAAATTACACAATGATTGAagataataaagaaaacaaagaccaTGCATCTGAAAGAGGAAGAACGGCCATaattttttccctgaagaatGAAGTTGGAGGACTTGTGAAAGCCCTGAAACTTTTCCAG GAGAAGCATGTAAATCTGGTGCACATCGAGTCACGAAAATCCAAGAGACGAAATTCCGAGTTTGAGATCTTCGTTGACTGTGACAGTAACAGGGAACAACTGAATGAGATCTTCCAGCTGCTCAAATCCCACGTCAACATTGTCTCTATGAACCCAACAGAACATTTCAATGTGCCGGAAGATG ACATGGAGAATGTTCCCTGGTTTCCAAAGAAGATCTCAGATTTGGATAAGTGTGCAAACCGAGTGCTGATGTATGGGTCCGATCTGGATGCTGACCATCCA gGTTTCAAAGACAATGTCTATCGCAAGAGACGAAAGTATTTTGCAGACCTGGCTATGAACTACAAACA TGGTGACCCAATTCCCAAGATTGAATTCACAGAGGAGGAGATCAAGACCTGGGGGACTGTATACCGAGAGCTTAACAAGCTTTACCCAACTCATGCCTGCAGAGAGTACCTTAAAAACTTGCCCTTGCTCACCAAATACTGTGGGTACAGGGAGGACAATATTCCCCAGCTGGAAGATGTGTCCCGCTTCCTGAAAG AGCGCACAGGTTTCACCATCCGTCCTGTTGCTGGGTATCTGTCACCCAGGGACTTCTTGGCGGGATTAGCATTCAGAGTCTTTCACTGCACTCAGTATGTCAGACACAGCTCGGACCCTCTCTACACACCAGAGCC tgATACCTGCCATGAGCTCCTAGGCCACGTCCCTCTTTTGGCTGAACCCAGTTTTGCTCAGTTCTCGCAGGAAATTGGTCTTGCATCACTTGGGGCATCAGATGAGGCTGTCCAAAAACTGGCAACA TGCTACTTCTTCACTGTAGAGTTTGGCTTGTGCAAGCAAGAGGGACAGCTAAGAGTTTATGGGGCTGGCTTGCTCTCTTCAATTAGTGAGCTCCAG CACTCGCTCTCTGGCAGTGCCAAAGTCAAGCCTTTTGATCCAAAGGTCACCTGCAAGCAAGAATGTCTCATTACAACTTTCCAGGAGGTTTACtttgtttctgaaagttttgaagaagcaaaagaaaagatgag AGAGTTTGCAAAAACCATCAAGCGCCCATTTGGCGTGAAGTACAATCCATATACTCAGAGTGTGCAGATCCTGAAAGACACCAAGAGCATTGCCAGCGTGGTGAATGAGCTACGTCATGAGCTAGACATTGTCAGCGATGCCCTCAGCAAGATGGGCAAACAACTGGAAGTTTAA
- the TPH1 gene encoding tryptophan 5-hydroxylase 1 isoform X3, with the protein MIEDNKENKDHASERGRTAIIFSLKNEVGGLVKALKLFQEKHVNLVHIESRKSKRRNSEFEIFVDCDSNREQLNEIFQLLKSHVNIVSMNPTEHFNVPEDDMENVPWFPKKISDLDKCANRVLMYGSDLDADHPGFKDNVYRKRRKYFADLAMNYKHGDPIPKIEFTEEEIKTWGTVYRELNKLYPTHACREYLKNLPLLTKYCGYREDNIPQLEDVSRFLKERTGFTIRPVAGYLSPRDFLAGLAFRVFHCTQYVRHSSDPLYTPEPDTCHELLGHVPLLAEPSFAQFSQEIGLASLGASDEAVQKLATCYFFTVEFGLCKQEGQLRVYGAGLLSSISELQHSLSGSAKVKPFDPKVTCKQECLITTFQEVYFVSESFEEAKEKMREFAKTIKRPFGVKYNPYTQSVQILKDTKSIASVVNELRHELDIVSDALSKMGKQLEV; encoded by the exons ATGATTGAagataataaagaaaacaaagaccaTGCATCTGAAAGAGGAAGAACGGCCATaattttttccctgaagaatGAAGTTGGAGGACTTGTGAAAGCCCTGAAACTTTTCCAG GAGAAGCATGTAAATCTGGTGCACATCGAGTCACGAAAATCCAAGAGACGAAATTCCGAGTTTGAGATCTTCGTTGACTGTGACAGTAACAGGGAACAACTGAATGAGATCTTCCAGCTGCTCAAATCCCACGTCAACATTGTCTCTATGAACCCAACAGAACATTTCAATGTGCCGGAAGATG ACATGGAGAATGTTCCCTGGTTTCCAAAGAAGATCTCAGATTTGGATAAGTGTGCAAACCGAGTGCTGATGTATGGGTCCGATCTGGATGCTGACCATCCA gGTTTCAAAGACAATGTCTATCGCAAGAGACGAAAGTATTTTGCAGACCTGGCTATGAACTACAAACA TGGTGACCCAATTCCCAAGATTGAATTCACAGAGGAGGAGATCAAGACCTGGGGGACTGTATACCGAGAGCTTAACAAGCTTTACCCAACTCATGCCTGCAGAGAGTACCTTAAAAACTTGCCCTTGCTCACCAAATACTGTGGGTACAGGGAGGACAATATTCCCCAGCTGGAAGATGTGTCCCGCTTCCTGAAAG AGCGCACAGGTTTCACCATCCGTCCTGTTGCTGGGTATCTGTCACCCAGGGACTTCTTGGCGGGATTAGCATTCAGAGTCTTTCACTGCACTCAGTATGTCAGACACAGCTCGGACCCTCTCTACACACCAGAGCC tgATACCTGCCATGAGCTCCTAGGCCACGTCCCTCTTTTGGCTGAACCCAGTTTTGCTCAGTTCTCGCAGGAAATTGGTCTTGCATCACTTGGGGCATCAGATGAGGCTGTCCAAAAACTGGCAACA TGCTACTTCTTCACTGTAGAGTTTGGCTTGTGCAAGCAAGAGGGACAGCTAAGAGTTTATGGGGCTGGCTTGCTCTCTTCAATTAGTGAGCTCCAG CACTCGCTCTCTGGCAGTGCCAAAGTCAAGCCTTTTGATCCAAAGGTCACCTGCAAGCAAGAATGTCTCATTACAACTTTCCAGGAGGTTTACtttgtttctgaaagttttgaagaagcaaaagaaaagatgag AGAGTTTGCAAAAACCATCAAGCGCCCATTTGGCGTGAAGTACAATCCATATACTCAGAGTGTGCAGATCCTGAAAGACACCAAGAGCATTGCCAGCGTGGTGAATGAGCTACGTCATGAGCTAGACATTGTCAGCGATGCCCTCAGCAAGATGGGCAAACAACTGGAAGTTTAA